A single genomic interval of Methylosinus sp. LW4 harbors:
- a CDS encoding efflux RND transporter periplasmic adaptor subunit has translation MRSPSQENRNSRAIAAVVVAAALTACGAARADGRRFDCVIDPTMTVKLGSPTAGLVSEVLVERGDVVAAGQVVARLESSVEAATLELNKARAASAARVEAQAARLTLSRARMGRARELLARNSVTRDKFDEQRADMRVAEEDLAREKVELRLAELEVERSRAVLEQRTIRSPIAGVIAERKLSPGEFVHQDTFIMSVVHLDPLHVEAFLPVAMYPKIEIGETIMVAPDEPIGGSHAATVSVIDRVFDPASATFGVRLLLPNPDNRLPGGQRCKLEFDEAARERDAK, from the coding sequence ATGCGCTCGCCTTCACAGGAAAATCGGAATAGCCGCGCGATTGCGGCAGTCGTCGTCGCGGCGGCTCTCACGGCATGCGGCGCGGCGCGCGCCGACGGCCGTCGGTTCGATTGCGTCATCGATCCGACGATGACCGTCAAGCTCGGCAGCCCGACGGCGGGGCTCGTTTCCGAGGTGCTCGTCGAACGCGGAGACGTCGTCGCCGCCGGCCAAGTGGTGGCCCGGCTCGAATCGAGCGTCGAGGCCGCGACGCTCGAATTGAACAAAGCCCGCGCCGCGAGCGCAGCGCGCGTCGAGGCTCAGGCCGCGCGGCTGACGCTCAGCCGGGCGCGCATGGGTCGCGCGCGAGAGCTGCTCGCGCGCAACAGCGTCACGCGCGACAAATTCGACGAGCAGAGAGCGGATATGCGCGTCGCGGAAGAAGATCTGGCGCGCGAGAAGGTGGAATTGCGGCTCGCCGAGCTCGAGGTGGAGCGCTCGCGCGCCGTGCTCGAGCAAAGGACCATTCGCAGCCCCATTGCGGGAGTGATCGCCGAGCGCAAGCTGTCGCCGGGAGAGTTCGTCCATCAGGACACTTTCATCATGAGCGTCGTGCATCTCGATCCGCTGCATGTCGAGGCGTTTCTCCCGGTCGCCATGTATCCGAAGATCGAGATCGGCGAGACCATCATGGTCGCGCCGGACGAGCCTATCGGCGGGAGCCACGCCGCGACGGTCTCGGTGATCGATCGCGTCTTCGATCCGGCGAGCGCGACATTCGGCGTGCGCCTTCTATTGCCGAACCCGGACAATCGCCTGCCGGGCGGCCAACGCTGCAAGCTCGAATTCGACGAAGCGGCGCGTGAGAGGGATGCGAAATGA
- a CDS encoding TolC family outer membrane protein: MKNDLADRRRARVLCALVSCVLTLAAQDSRAETLKSALAAAYANNPDLEEQRAVVRVRDEDVSKAAAGHRPKANASFSAGPQKSSVRQPGGRDQLRNRLYTNDENFGHPRSGSLNLSLTVFDGWRSDNSTRQAESGVLAARATLLAAEQEVLLHAATVYMDVLRDTAALGLRKHNRAVLMEQLRVARDRAEMGMATIADVAQAEAALAQAESDHVAARESLRASIVEYREVIGRAPDRLEPAKGCERDLPATAERAVEQAVALHPQVISSLHQVDVASLAVKVAEGALMPSLSVGGQVFQQYDSYLGYPGTRQFSAQVTGTLNVPLYDGGAEYSAVRQAKQQLGQAQAHVSAQRSVVRAKLAASYSRLATANAALHYGGTVVRSSERALRQIRNEAEFGQRTFLDVLNAQQALFDARVKMVSAQHDRVVAACAVLAGVGGLSAESLDLDVERYDPAKNLEQIRELWIGLETP; the protein is encoded by the coding sequence ATGAAGAACGATCTCGCCGATCGTCGCCGCGCGCGGGTCCTTTGCGCCTTGGTGTCATGCGTCTTGACGCTCGCGGCGCAAGACAGTCGCGCGGAGACGTTGAAGAGCGCCTTGGCCGCGGCTTACGCCAATAATCCCGATCTCGAGGAGCAGCGCGCCGTCGTGCGGGTTCGCGACGAGGATGTGTCCAAGGCGGCGGCGGGACATCGGCCGAAGGCCAATGCGTCTTTCAGCGCCGGTCCGCAAAAGTCGAGCGTGCGTCAGCCGGGGGGCCGCGATCAGCTTCGCAATCGCCTCTACACAAATGATGAGAATTTCGGGCATCCGCGTAGCGGCTCGCTGAATCTGTCGCTGACCGTGTTCGATGGCTGGCGTTCCGATAATTCCACGCGTCAGGCGGAGTCCGGCGTGCTCGCCGCGCGCGCGACTCTGCTGGCCGCGGAGCAGGAAGTGCTGCTGCATGCGGCGACCGTCTATATGGACGTGCTGCGCGACACCGCCGCGCTCGGCCTGCGCAAGCACAATCGGGCTGTTCTGATGGAGCAGCTGCGCGTGGCGCGCGATCGGGCCGAAATGGGAATGGCGACGATCGCCGATGTCGCGCAGGCGGAGGCGGCGCTGGCGCAAGCCGAATCCGATCATGTGGCCGCGCGGGAATCGCTGCGCGCCAGCATCGTCGAATATAGGGAGGTGATTGGCCGCGCGCCCGACCGGCTCGAGCCGGCGAAAGGCTGCGAGCGCGATCTGCCGGCGACAGCCGAGCGCGCTGTCGAGCAGGCCGTCGCCTTGCATCCGCAGGTGATCTCGTCTCTTCATCAAGTGGATGTCGCGTCATTGGCGGTGAAGGTCGCCGAGGGCGCGCTCATGCCGTCGCTCTCCGTGGGCGGCCAAGTCTTCCAGCAATATGATTCTTATCTCGGCTATCCCGGCACGCGGCAGTTTTCCGCGCAGGTGACGGGAACGCTCAACGTGCCATTATATGATGGCGGCGCCGAATATTCCGCGGTGCGTCAAGCCAAGCAGCAGCTCGGTCAGGCGCAGGCGCATGTCTCGGCGCAGCGCAGCGTCGTTCGCGCCAAGCTCGCCGCGAGCTACAGCCGGCTGGCGACCGCCAATGCGGCGCTGCATTATGGCGGAACGGTGGTGCGCTCCTCGGAGCGGGCTCTCCGGCAAATTCGCAACGAGGCGGAATTCGGCCAGAGAACGTTTCTCGATGTGCTGAATGCGCAGCAGGCGCTGTTCGACGCGCGCGTGAAGATGGTCTCGGCGCAGCATGATCGCGTCGTCGCCGCCTGCGCCGTTCTCGCAGGCGTCGGCGGCTTGTCCGCCGAGAGCTTGGATCTCGATGTCGAGCGATATGATCCGGCGAAAAATCTGGAGCAGATACGCGAGCTCTGGATCGGGCTGGAAACCCCTTAG